In Thunnus thynnus chromosome 17, fThuThy2.1, whole genome shotgun sequence, the genomic window AATTGCACAAGCTTCTTCTCTATAATATCACATAAGCAATATTTAgttacaagaacacacacaaatacaaattaatttgattCTAATGTTTTCTATTATACAGCACATGTACCACATGGTTGAGTGTCTTGAGGGTGTGacattattactactactgtattCTGTCCAACTGATATGCAGGCATTTAACAAGTGAAATTAATACCCAGccagtaaataataaaactgtataTTCACACAAACCTGATATAGAGGAAGTATAATTAAGAGTGACAGTGTGAAATAAAAGCCAAGGACAGTTTTGACAAATGTCTTGGAGCCTGTTGAAAGGCTTAGAGCAGAATAACGCAAACAGAACGAACACATGCAGACGGTTTCAACACTGCCAAAACACTAAATCACCTGCTGATAATTAATGTGAGTGTTGTAATACACATGTAGATGAAGATGAAGTTGTGGAATCACCAGATACTTGCGTAGGTTTGgcaggttgtgtgtttgtgcagctcTCATATCCCCAGTGATTCAATGGGTATAATTGTAATGTCTTTTCACACAAGGTCAGGTAATTAAAAGCCAATCCGAGCTGCTGGATGACTCATCGCTCCTGGTGAGGAGTAGGAGgctgcgggggggggggggggggcagtgcAGTTATTCAGTGATGCTGAAATGCTCTAAGAATCACAGGAGCTCACATCAGATTATAGCAGGATGGTGAATTTGATCCAGGACAGCGTTAATGTTTAGAGCTGAACCAGAATCATTGGAGCGTTTCATTCAGAATTTCATCGGTTTTGGGTTTAACTCTACATATTTAGGAAGTTTGTCGAGTGTCGAGAGTCTCTTGAGAGCCTTGATAAACAACACAGGTGCTTTACTGAACATAATGAATGCAATAAATTAGTATGCAATAattcattttgggaaatacactaaCTCACTAACTTCTCAACAGTTAGATGAGAGTATCAATACCTcttcaatcttctcatctaactcagaaagcaaataaatgtatttctcagAATGTTGAACTACTGTATGAAATCATTATGCCACTGTGTAAGAATGTATACTGATGTGAGTTTTTTTCTGCCTGTTGTTGGAAATTGCGATCTGTTCTGTACAAGCAATTAACTGGTCTGTGACCAGTGAGTGTacagaatgctgctgctgctgctgctggagagacAATAGACCCTTttaacagcagacattttaacttgACATTGCAGCAAAAGCGCAGGTGGCACTAATTTAATTAATGATGGTTCAGTTCCTTTAATGTCGAGATGAattgaaaaatgccttttaaacTCTTTCAGATCACATTGCCAGTCATATTATGCACCTATTTAACACtatatgccaaaaaaatcaatttctttgtcttctgataattccaatcatgttttctctctgtaaaacaaaatatgacgtgTGCTTACGTAGGCTTGAACCAACTAATTTCAATCAATATAATATCATGACATCTatccatcaatcaatcttcaacttttagcagTACAGAGCTCAGATTCACTATGACACGTCCACTTCTCAAATCAAAATCCTCCCAAAGTCCCgcctgtctgtcctgtttcactcagaaaaATGTCACGATTCGGAAGTTAAATACTCTCGTAATGccgtttcatctggactttaaatGGCTCGGTAAGTAGTGCTAGTGAGCCAACAGGCAAAACACCAGAGCCCTGAACTGGACCACTTAAAAGTCGTTAACGAGGTTATTActtacatctgtgcttttcctgcaattaaatgtcaaaatgtctgctgctcTGCAGTTCATTATACTGTAGACTGAGCTTATATTCAGCCTGGTAACCTCCCCGCTCACATGCCATCACCCATCCTTTAAGAAGGCTGTTCGCCTTTGATCATTTCTCTTTGCTCTGATGAGGATTCCTGAGgataacattgttttttttattagtttgtttttttatttgcaatttCCACATTATGATGGAGTTACTTTGAAATGTtacaagaaacagaaaaacagatgatGTTACAAACACTGCTTATTGATAAAATGATGGTTCTTGTAAAacagctgcagtgatgtcacatgaCAGGAGGAAGTGACAGCCTCACTTTCACCTGAAATCACTTAGATATCTAAATGGAGTCTACTGCACACTTTATggatttctttacatttttcacaataaattTGGTACAGGAAGAACTGAATCTTTGtgcttttgttatttgtttgttataCAAGGCAGTCAAAAGtctacaaatttaaaaaaaaaaaaaatgtatctgtgaAATCTCATAATCCCGTTTTCAGACccaaatgaatgtgtttgtctttcagcTGAAGATGTCATTTCGATGGCCGACTCCTCAATTACAATTGAGGACATTGAAGGAGAGCTGTTCAAAATTGAGCGGATACGAGACATCCTTGTGCGGAGAGAATCAGAGCTGAGATACATGTAAGATCTGCTTCCTCAACACTTAAGTGCATCTCAAAAGTagacaaacacattattacagaTTCTATctggcttttttaaaaatgatttatggCTCCCAAACGGTGTTTTGGGAGGAGCTGATAATATTTGAGGAGGAGTTTTTCACATACTGACAAACACTGATGGCATCAGACCCAAGAGGATAATACATGCTCCTCTTCTGTCATGTGACGTTCCACTGCTCGGTCCTCTGCACCCACACGTACAGTAAAGCTCTGCTGTACAGGGATCTGAATGCACAGAGATACTGCTGACAGTCCCTCAGGAATAAGAGAAGATGCACCACAACTGTCAGCCACTGAGACTGAGAGCAGCCATGTGCATGATGGCAAAAAGTGTgtgaagaaaacataaaaagcagTGTTATTTAAGGTctagcacacaaacacacacacacacacacacacacacatattcaccgttttttttttttcagatccaGAAAGATGcccttttctcctttctctctcatcctTGCTTTTAATTATTTCACTCTTTTTCTGTCGAGACCTTCCTCATTATTTTGACCACATGTATGAGGATGGAGGTGGGGGGGCACCAGCACTGCATAATGTAGCCATGTGATGAATCGAAGAAGTACAAGATAATGACTTTAGCTCGGGGTATTGCTGTGCAAGCTTTCAAAATGACTAGTCTGAACCTCCACAATCACATGCAAGTGTTGTGGTTCATGATGACATGTAGCAGTTTCACATCAGGTTTTCACTTACGTCAATGTTCTCTGAACACGGACTTTTCATCCAGGAGGTGAAAGGTGATACACAATCACACCTGATCCTGCTGTGCATGTGTTGACATGAATGATACAAACTACAATACAGACAGTAATTGAAGGTCAGCTATCATGGGGAGATTTGATAAAACGACAAAACTCTACAATGTGAACAAATTATTCTTACATTCCTGAGGTAGAATTTGAACAGTTTTAAGACCTGAATGGTTTGAAATGTTGGGAAATACACATTTGCTTTCTTGAGGAGAGATCGATGCCACAGAGGAGTGGTATCAATCCGCTTATTAAACTCTTAGCTAGAAAGCAAATACACATAATtccaaaaaaaattttttgttttttaccacTGAAATGCTGCCATAGGTGGTTGATGCAGCAGCATCCTTTAGGCAAACTGCAACATGAACAAGACTACTTACAAATTTGCACTCCTGGGTGGCAGCATATGAGTCATCCTGAAATATAAACTGCTGAAGTACACTTAagtgaaacacattttattgaatCAACAGCTCAGAGTACCTATTCCTATCAGAgtcattttcctctttttgccATCACTGTAATAGCAGCctctccacaaacacacacacacacacacacacacaaacactcgtCAGACAGGCTCCCGATGTTTTGAAATCCACATCGGAGTCAGACAGTGAAATGAGATCTGATACTGTCAGGTGTGATTCGTCCACAGAGGGCAGCGTGGCGGCGTTATTTCAGCTAATAAAATCAGGGATCTCACAGTCATCTGAGCCCAACATCTGAGTCCAGTGTTGTTCTGTTTTGATAAGCGCGTACAATTTCACATTCACGCTGTCATTTGTAAAGGTATGAAGGAAATTACTTTGTTACCGTAATGCAAAGTCCATTCTACATTTTTAGGCCCCGCGATGAGATACTGTCTTTATTTGCATTAGTAGCTCTGTGCAGGTCTTTTCTTATCTGAATGATAATCTGATAATGATTTGAATGACAAGCCTTTTGTGCTTTCCCTATTGAAAAATGAAGCTATAGTAATGACCACTTAATTGTACTTCACCATGTCATGTTGACAGTGATATGGGTAGAAATTCTGACTCTATGGCTGCCTTGCATACAGCAGTTGCAGTCAAAAGGTTGTATGTCATCACGCTCATCACTGACAGCTACCAGTGTCAGTCTGTCAAACTGACGCCACTTAAACATTCATCTGAATATTCTCCTGCTGCCTGTAGGGATCTCTGAGACACTGGAATGACAGGATCCTGCTGAAAAATACACAGATAGAGATGCTGTGTTGTCCTCAATGCTCAATAAAAGTAATGTGAATGATTTTGACTGAAATACCAACTCCTGAATATAAAAGCACAGGCAGTTTGATAGTGCAGACTGTCTTTAttgatactgtatgtttctgctTCATCAAGTGGTGGATGTGCATCTTCTCTAGTCCTAATTATCCATAAAAATACTATGAGACAGTAGAAATACaactgctttttaaatttagaataacttgtttttctgtgaaatatctATTCATGGTTTTTGAGGGACTGTTTTtccctttgtttctttctttccacgTAGGATGGATGACATTCAGCTCTGCAAAGAAATCACAAGGCTGAAGAAAGAGCTGCAGAAACTTGTCTCAATTccaggtaaaataaaaaagagtcACTGCCTGTCTGTGTAGTGTTTGTCACCAGCTGTTGTTAAACCTGCAGACATTTTGCTTTGGGTGGAGGTgtacactgtttttatttgctgtattttcaTTGAAATACATCTAACGACAAGAGTGATACTCTTTTAAATAAGAACTAAGAATCCACAGCAAGTATACTGTAACTATAGTAATGAATGTTTTACAAATCCTAAAATGtcataatttatcattttaacacTCAGTGAGGGCTGTATTTTATGGCTTGTCATGTGATTGTTGAACAGACAAAGACAAGTCCAAGGAGGACagggagagggaagaagaggtGCTGCAGCAGATCAACAAGCTGGTGGAGACTAGAGACTTCCTCGTTGATGATGTGGAGTTTGAGAGGCTGAGGTGAGGTTATTAAATCACTTGATGGAAAATGACTTTGATGAAGTGGTATTCTCCTGACTCACAGGCCCTGCAGACATTACAACGCTGTCTGTTTACAAGACAATAGATTTTCATTAAGACAAATTCTAAAAGGCTTAAATCTTCAGATTGATGTAGCTCATTGCAACAATTAAACAATGAGCTtttaacatgttacatttttgtCGTTTGACCGTGACTGTTGACCCCTCACAAAGCAATCATTTATCAATGCTTCATCACCACTAATCCACTTAAGTCCAATACTACTGGGCGTGTGACAGGATCTAATAGACATGTGGCCTTGTCTCTTGTGAAAAAATTCACattattgacattttgattGTTCTCAGAAAGACTGCAGGGATTTGAGAGACCATCTTCCTTTATTATTCAATGTGGATGTGAAAATGGAACGAGGAGATGATCGTGTGTAGCACACCAtgcacatttaattaaaatccTTTTCTTGAGGACGTGTCAGTCCAACCCAGGTTTCTCTCAAATGCTGTCCAGTGACATTTAACGagatgtaataaataaaaaataaggaaatattCTTCTTCTcagggaaagagaggaagacagagaaatgGCAGCCTTCTTACAGTCCAGATTTCCAAAGACCTCGGCTACAAAAGGTGAGTCTAACCACAAGGCTGTCAGTTCCTGCgtccaataaaacaaaaacaagtattGGATTGTAGTTATGTTTGTAGTCACCATTTAGCTCTACTCAtgacatttgtatttgtatgtaaaaGGATGCAGGCAGTTGGGACAGTGGGTATACTGCTTCTGGTAGTTCAGGTGTAATCCTTGCATCAGCTGTGTGCTCCAACCAAAAGTCCCTGATTGACAAGTCGGTCTAGATAAGAGCATAAGTTAAACGATATTCTCACATTTTTTCAGgtcttaatacaatactcacatgTCCATTGAAAGGTTGATTggttgctgtaattgttcctcctgtccatacttgCCACAAAGAGTCAGGGGCACAacattttttctgctgctgaaccTTCAATATAGGCCTTTTTCATGAAAGACATTTTGATGTCAAacaaaaagcacaggtgtgaataataaaatgaacgatggctgaattccatttagctccttcagggtcctggtgttgttcatgctggctcactgtcacactgtaatGAGACACTTAATAGACCAGAGCTGTCGTTAATGTTACTAGTTACACCTGTTTTATTGGTTGAAGAGAAAGACACTTTTGGGACTATTAAGCCCCCCTTAGTTCCTGATGCTACACCTGTCTATCTTTCCACTCTAGTGTGGCACATAATGCACAATATTAACGGTTGCAGATTTACCATTGAATTTGCAGTCATTTCTGAAACAGCAGTTCTTGGATTTCACAGAAGAGTAAACACAATAGGTTTCTTATTTCTAGCCAACAATCATGGATTTTGTCAGCTGAAATGACGACTAGCAGATTTTATCACACGTAGCTAGCTAGTTTAAGCTAACTCTAATCCTAAAACTCAGTGAGTTAGCTGAAAACTGTCTtcagctgactttttaatgtttcaagctgacttgttttaaaacaagtaCCTGTAAAAGGGTCTCTGCTGTACACTTGATAGCTCTATACATGATATATTTCTAAAAGGCAAAGGCATTGTAGGTAGTAAGCTAGTTAGAGCAGATAGAAACACTTTCTGATACATTGCTTACACTTTTGTTcttatattttcaatttttgaaaatgtaataaaaagacACCACCCTTCAAACTCTTCATATATGGAGTATTGCTCGTATTAGAGCCTAACGCACACCACCTCAACATGTGGAGAAAAGCAAAGCTTGTCTGCTTTAGCAAAGGATTTAGCAAATGGTCAATTACACAACAACTCTTTCAATGCGCATATGGCGATGTGAGTATTATTTTTAGATCTAAATGCACCTGTGTGAACAAGCTGTGGTGAATAAGAGTTTACAGTTACGTCTCCTTGTCAATCAGGTGCTTTGCAAGATCAAAAAGCGGCGTCCAAATCACAGCAGATGTCAACGCCATTTTTCACTAAAACTGGACTTACACTACTGAAAGACTGCTGCGGCTTCACCTGCTCCATCATGTAAAACACCATCCAGAGGAAAACAGGATTCTACCTGaaaatgtgtgcttgtgtgtgtgtgtgtgtgtgtgtgtgtgtgtgtttgcgtgcgcGTATGGATGGATATGTGCACGTCCCCAGTGCTTTCTTGAGTATATTGTATGTCTCCCTTATTAGGAAAGATGATCTGCATTCATCTTCATATACGCTCCTGCCCATCATGTAAAGGATGTGTATTGCTATACTTTATGTGATTTGCTACTGTGAAATACAGTGTTTGTATGTCTTGCAGTGGGGAAACTAACTGGCTTATAGATATAGTAATGATTCCTGTCCTATTAAGgtaattacatattttaacGGCTGCTCTGACAGTGCAATTATCCATTTGTGGTGTATTAGACACAGTGTAGACGTCCCTCACGGAACAAACTACACTTGCTAATCTTCCTTTGccaatttataataatataaaccagaaaaaagcaacaaatcatcacatttggagaatgattggataattttgcttgataaaagactgtaaatgacTAAtccatcatcaaaatagttgtttaaTTTTCTGCTGAATGATTTAATCACTAATCATTTCAACACTACACATCATTTCACTATTTACATGAAGGATATCTAGAATTATCATCAGTCTTGAGATGTGGTCCGGTTAAGAGAAGCCTTAAAATGTAGAAGAGATGCAGTATATTAAGGACACGATATGATAATTTTatgaataaagtaaaaatgcagaaaacCTTGTTGCTTTCTGCtggtcatcaaaatcatgcagaAAGCTTTCCTACTGCAAATATTGTACATGTGATTGAAATGATTTGCCAGCTGCTGCTCAGTTACTCTTCAGTCCACAACTTAAACCAAAGTCTTTGTCTGAGCTGCATGTAATTAGTCATTAAGTATTCTGccttacagtgtgtgttttgtacaaAGCATTTTCACACATATGTTAAAAAATCATCATGTGTATGATGTATCATTTTGTGTGACCAATTATGGAAATGATCATCTTTGCAATGCTGTTGTAATAAAGACTTTCTCAGTGCTGCATTCTTGTCTTTAACTAACAGGCACACACGGTACATTGTAGTAGCTTGCAGTGCAATTAGTTTTGCAAtaaatctctctcacacacacacaactcagaGACATCTGAGTGTtatgaataaaatcatttttgtgcAACGTGAATGATTATAATTCTCACATTTCCcagctgctgtttttcctttgcTCTCTGTAGATATCCTCCAGGTGTACACACTATGTTTGTTGGAATATTAGAATATTTTACAAGTGTAGTAATTAATTTcaagttcatgttcatgttcaaagAGGTTATTCTGCCCACGTATATTTCACTGACCTTCTCAGTTGCAGTGTGAATTTGGCAACAGATGACGTTCATGCAGCTATACTGTGGTAGAGATGCTCTTCCTTCAAATTAGGGATGTTTGTGCAGCTTTTCCTCCAGCTGATCCTCAGAATTTGTCTCCAGGGAGCTTTGTTCCAAGGCTTTCAGGTACCTCTACAATAAAAGCAGAACAATAAAAACTCTATAGACCAGATGCTTTGTTTGAACTTATAGGTCGTTGTCTTCAAAAATGGGTGTCTTTCATTTCCCAGAAGCGCTATGACCACATCAGCTGATGTTTTACTTCCAATTTAATGCTTAACTATATCTCATCTTGTCACCAGAAACAACTGGAAGCCAGGACTTAAATACCCGACTCACTCCACAGAGCATCCTGCCACCATCTTGTGTGTTACTGCCATGACAACAGGATCAGCTGGTggattgtatgtgtgtatgtgtgtgtgtgtgtggtgatgatggtgatgaggaGGGGGAGTTATTATTGTTCACTGTGGTGAGGAGAAAACCAGATGGTTTCAGTTCCACATACCTCATCTCAGCTGCCATCCTccaccttacacacacacttacacacacacttacacacacaccgCAGTAACAGATGACTCATACAGTGGACGTGGATGTGTTTGGCATCCAATAGCAAGACCACTGTCTTTACATTGTCATTTAAATGTTCCTGATGGAGCAATTTGTCTGAACAATACTCATTTTTGATAGAAAATATGCACATGTGAAGATAGATATAAGCTAAATTTGGTGTGCATATGTTTTTGCTTTCTTCATTATTCTTTTATGTTGTggcaaaaataaacacacattcagttaCACACATAGCCTGTTTGTAAGTCTGTTTAATGGAGCACTGACAGTGCATATAAATGTAGATAACTGAGCATGCTGTGCTGCTGTATTTCACTATAAAGACTGCACAAACTGCTTTTGCCCGAGACTCTTTTCTTTCAGTAATGTGGTCTGTTTTGTGGTTTCATTCTCATGGCAGCTGATAAGGGCCGTCACGGCTGGTTGCAGATTAACAGACCTGTGCACAGGCAAGCAACGCTCTCCACTGTATTTAATTTGCAGGCTGAGAACACTAATCAGGGAGCTACATAGTGTGAATATAGACAAGTTACTGCCAACCCACTCTAATTGGATGCTTGTGAAAAAGCGGCTTGTTCTTGTATGCAGCGTTGGCTGAGACATTAAATAGTCCCTGGAAAGGTGATATCATGCTtcgccaattttttttttttttttttttttacagctttgacTCTACATTTCCTCTGAAAAGTTTTAATAATCCCAGACTCAGTTTTGAAGCAGACAAATCAAATTATGGTATTTATGGTCCGTGCATGTAAGGCTGCATTGCCCTCCAGCAGTTTATATTTTGTCCCCCTGGCAATTGTCTCTGACATTTACTCCGGGGATATTAAATGAGagatctttgtgtgtgtacatgtcagCCACTGAGAGCTGTGAAAGGGAAGAAAATAGAGTGATGAAGAAAATAGAGTGATAAAAGGTTGAGATGGAGGGAAGGGGGAAGTGAGGGATGGCAATGAAGCAGAAAGGTGGCGGAGAGGAAGGAAGCTTGGGGAGAAATCTGTGAGGTGTCTATAGCAGTTTTCACAAGTGCTGTTTATTAGAGCAATATGAAACTCAAACTCCATTATATTACTGTCTCTCACATGACCATCATCGATTTTTAGGGGCAGAATTAGGAAGTTGTTCTGGTGTTATAGTGAGAAATTGGATCAATACTGATGATTCAATGAGAAGGTTcctcagaaaaagaaaaaaaaatcctatcaCGGTGAGTCTGATTCAGTCAGAGGCCAGACGGGCTTTTATCCTTGAGATTCCCTGTTTAAAACTCAAATCTATTTTacattgtattatattgaaaacaTATGAGTGGTATCAAAGTGTCCTCCACTCTTTCACAACAAAGGACGCAGGGAATAAGATTTGTCAGACAGTAACAAGCTTCTGAATTGTAAGAAATCCATTTATGTTCTCAGTTGACGTTGCTGTCAAATTGACAGTGATGATTTGGTGTCTGTGACATTTCAACCGCACAAAATTTACATTTGCCTATGTTGCCCGTTGAATACTATGACTAGGAATACTGTTATTGACAACtctgaaaatataataataaaataataacaataatctgCATAAATATCTGTATGATTTAGACTATAACCATGATAATTTGTTAATCATTTCTTAGTTCTCCTGTGATTGCGTCAGCTTTGAAGGGATTCACCTTAAAGGTTTATATGCTATCATGTCTGCCTTGACGCTGGCATCTCTAGCGCATTATTTTAATCTCACCCGCAGCCCacgaagacccgccctactctgtctctgattggctagtattTGTTGCCTTCGTTGATTAGGTTCAGAGTCGTCTCTGGTTAGGTTTGGGCGTGAAGAGTGAGTAATTGTATCAGGGTCAGAGGCAGATTGCAGGTGGGAAAAAAGTAACGCGTTTTTAGTAGGTGTCCACACCAGAAAACAGAATTTTTTATTAACACGGTTAAAATCAGTGTTGGTGTTGATATTATTTGTGATAATCTCTCTTAAAATAGTTGtgcataataatattaatgaagaTTTTAATAATATTAGCACTGTTTGTTAGCCACGAGTTTCATTTCGCATTGCAGTTCCTCACTGTAACCACTAGAGGGCAATAAACACACTCAGGTCCCACCAGCGTCGAGGCAGACACAACACGATATTATTATGACAAAATAAAccaatcaaaataaaaacaatgtttctGTGCCCCAACAAGAATGCCAATAGAGGTGAGAAAACATTCATGAAAGAAGTATTTATTGCAGAGCAGAGGTTTATATTATTTGATAGTAAAAT contains:
- the zgc:171844 gene encoding bMERB domain-containing protein 1; the encoded protein is MEKERKSSKQYGSLENTQVDAATEKPAEDVISMADSSITIEDIEGELFKIERIRDILVRRESELRYMMDDIQLCKEITRLKKELQKLVSIPDKDKSKEDREREEEVLQQINKLVETRDFLVDDVEFERLREREEDREMAAFLQSRFPKTSATKGALQDQKAASKSQQMSTPFFTKTGLTLLKDCCGFTCSIM